In Yersinia enterocolitica subsp. enterocolitica, one DNA window encodes the following:
- a CDS encoding YfbU family protein: protein MDMTNAQRLILSNQYKMMTMLDPENAERYRRQQTIVERGFGLQMRELDRDFGEMSEDTCRTIINIMEMHHALQVSWDNLKDKQDLDERRIAFLGFDAATESRYLSYVRFMVNTEGRYTHFDSGTHGFNSQTPMWDKYQRMLAIWQSCPRQYHLSAVEISQIINA from the coding sequence ATGGATATGACAAACGCCCAACGACTGATTCTGTCGAATCAGTACAAAATGATGACCATGCTGGATCCGGAAAACGCTGAGCGCTATCGCCGCCAGCAAACGATTGTCGAACGTGGCTTTGGTTTGCAGATGCGTGAACTGGACCGTGATTTTGGTGAAATGAGCGAAGATACTTGCCGTACTATCATTAATATCATGGAGATGCATCACGCACTGCAAGTCTCTTGGGATAACCTGAAAGACAAACAAGATTTAGATGAGCGCCGTATTGCGTTCCTTGGTTTTGATGCTGCTACTGAATCGCGTTACCTGAGTTATGTGCGCTTTATGGTGAATACCGAAGGCCGCTATACCCATTTTGACTCAGGAACACACGGTTTCAATTCCCAAACCCCAATGTGGGACAAATACCAACGTATGCTGGCTATCTGGCAATCATGCCCGCGCCAGTACCACTTGAGTGCTGTTGAGATTTCGCAAATTATCAATGCCTGA
- the yfbV gene encoding terminus macrodomain insulation protein YfbV, translated as MTTKPSDSVSWFQVLQRGQHYMKTWPADKRLAPVFPENRVATATRFGIRFMPPLAIFTLTWQIALGGQLGPAIATALFACGLPLQGLWWLGKRAITPLPPTLLQWFHEVRNKLAEAGQAVAPVEQTPTYQSLADVLKRAFKQLDKTFLDDL; from the coding sequence ATGACAACAAAACCCTCTGATTCCGTAAGTTGGTTTCAGGTACTCCAGCGCGGGCAGCATTATATGAAGACCTGGCCTGCTGATAAACGCCTGGCACCGGTGTTTCCCGAGAATCGTGTGGCGACCGCGACCCGTTTTGGTATCCGCTTTATGCCGCCGTTGGCCATCTTTACATTAACCTGGCAAATAGCTCTTGGCGGGCAATTAGGGCCAGCCATTGCCACGGCATTGTTTGCCTGCGGTTTACCGCTGCAAGGGTTATGGTGGTTAGGTAAACGTGCTATTACACCGTTACCACCGACATTATTGCAGTGGTTCCACGAGGTGCGAAATAAACTGGCTGAAGCCGGGCAAGCCGTCGCACCTGTTGAGCAAACGCCGACCTACCAATCTTTGGCTGATGTGCTTAAACGCGCCTTCAAGCAGTTGGATAAAACATTTCTTGATGATTTGTAA